From the Solanum lycopersicum chromosome 10, SLM_r2.1 genome, one window contains:
- the LOC101248434 gene encoding tubby-like F-box protein 8 translates to MSFRSIVRDVRDSFGSLSRRSFDVRLSGHQRGKSLGSFHDLSDQPPVNQNSCWANLPPELLFDVIRRLEESENSWPARKHVVSCASVCRSWRIMCQEIVRSPEVCGKLTFPVSLKQPGPRDGMIQCFIKRDKSNLTYHLFLCLSPALLVENGKFLLSAKRTRRTTCTEYVISMDAENISRSSNTYIGKLRSNFLGTKFVIYDTQPPYTFANVPPPGRTSRRFYSKKVSPKVPTGSYSIAQIKYELNVLGTRGPRKMHCVMHSIPASAVDVGGSVPGQPELLPRSLEDSFRSISFSKSLDHSAEFSSSRFSDIVRASSSAEDDSKVKPLVLKNKSPRWHEQLQCWCLNFRGRVTVASVKNFQLIAAHQPPAGGPTTSRSSQSDHDKVILQFGKIGKDMFTMDYRYPLSAVQAFAICLSSFDTKLACE, encoded by the exons ATGTCGTTCCGCAGTATAGTTCGGGATGTAAGAGATAGTTTTGGCAGTTTATCCAGGAGAAGCTTTGATGTAAGGCTCTCTGGTCATCAAAGGGGTAAATCACTTGGTTCATTTCATGACTTGAGTGACCAGCCTCCTGTCAACCAGAACAGTTGTTGGGCTAATCTCCCACCTGAACTACTTTTTGATGTAATTAGAAGATTAGAAGAGAGTGAGAACTCATGGCCTGCCCGTAAGCATGTCGTATCATGTGCTTCAGTTTGCAGGTCATGGAGGATTATGTGTCAGGAAATTGTTAGAAGTCCTGAAGTTTGTGGAAAGCTTACATTTCCAGTATCGTTAAAGCAG CCTGGGCCTCGTGACGGAATGATTCAATGTTTCATCAAGAGGGATAAATCTAATTTGACTTACCATCTTTTCTTGTGTCTCAGTCCTG CTTTACTAGTTGAAAATGGGAAATTCCTTCTCTCTGCAAAGAGAACAAGGCGGACTACTTGTACGGAGTATGTTATCTCAATGGATGCAGAAAACATCTCAAGATCAAGCAACACTTACATTGGAAAATTAAG GTCAAATTTTCTGGGTACAAAATTCGTTATATATGACACACAGCCTCCATACACCTTTGCAAACGTTCCGCCTCCAGGCCGCACAAGCCGCAGATTCTATTCCAAGAAAGTCTCTCCGAAAGTTCCAACTGGAAGCTACAGCATAGCCCAAATCAAATACGAGCTAAATGTTCTTGGAACACGGGGTCCACGGAAAATGCACTGCGTAATGCACTCGATTCCTGCCTCAGCAGTTGATGTGGGTGGGTCAGTGCCTGGCCAACCGGAACTTCTcccaaggtcccttgaggatTCATTCCGTAGTATCTCTTTCTCAAAGTCGTTGGATCATTCTGCTGAGTTCAGTAGCTCACGGTTTTCTGATATTGTTAGAGCATCATCCAGTGCAGAAGATGATAGTAAGGTGAAACCCTTGGTTCTAAAGAACAAGTCACCGCGTTGGCATGAACAATTGCAGTGTTGGTGCCTGAATTTTAGAGGACGGGTGACAGTTGCATCTGTAAAGAATTTTCAGTTGATAGCGGCCCACCAACCACCTGCTGGGGGACCGACGACCTCTCGGTCAAGTCAATCAGATCATGACAAAGTCATCCTGCAATTTGGCAAGATAGGGAAAGATATGTTTACTATGGATTACAGGTATCCCCTATCTGCGGTTCAAGCTTTTGCTATATGCTTGAGTAGCTTTGACACCAAATTGGCATGTGAATAG